From Streptomyces sp. SCSIO 75703:
CTCGGCAACCTGACCCGGCTGACCCTGGAGCTCGGCGGCAAGTCGGCCCAGGTCGTCTTCGACGATGCCGATGTCGAGGGCGCCGTCAACGGTGTCATCAACGGGATCTTCCTGGGCTCCGGGCAAACCTGCATGGCCGGCTCGCGGCTGATCGTCCATGAGAGCCTGCACGACGAGATCGTGCGCCAGGTCAGCGAGCGGGCCCGTGCCATCCGGCTCGGCTCCCCGACCGACGAGCAGACCCAGATGGGCCCGCTGGTCAACCAGGTCCAGCACGACCACGTGCTGTCCCACATCGAGGCGGCCCGGCAGGAGGGCGCCACCGTGGTCTGCGGCGGCGGTGCGCCCGCCGGCGTCGAGGGCCTCTTCGTCGAGCCCACGGTCCTGACGGGGGTCCGCCCCGGGATGCGGATCGCCCGTGAGGAGGTCTTCGGCCCGGTGCTCGCCGTCACGGCCTTCAAGGACGAGCAGGAGGCGGTGGCGCTGGCGAACGACACGCGGTTCGGCCTCGCGGCCGGCGTGTGGAGCCGGGACGTACACCGCGCGCTGCGGGTCGCCAACCAGGTCAGGGCCGGATCGGTCTGGGTCAACACCTACCGCGCCTTCTCGCCCGCGGTGCCGTTCGGCGGCTTCGGGCACAGCGGAATCGGCCGGGAGAACGGCATCGAGGGCATCAGGGCGTACACCGAGACCAAGGCGGTCTGGGTCGAGCTGAGCGGGAAGACCCGCGACCCGTTCTCGGTGCGCTGAGCCCGCGCGACGCGGGGACGCCTGAAAGCGGATCGCCCTTCGGATGTCCCGCCCGAGGCGGGTTCCGAAGGGCGATCCGCTTTCGTCCGCCCGGCCGCGTCTCAGGTGCCGCGCGGAACGAACGCCATCACCCGGGCCGGGCTGCCGCTGCCGCCGACCAGGCGCAGGGGGGCCACCACGACCATCGCGCCCCGGACCGGCAGCAGGTCGAGATTGGTCAGCGAGGTGACGCCGCACTTGCCGGCGCCGAGCATGTAGTGGTGCACCGGCGTGGGCGGGTCGAAGGCCGGCGAGGCGCCCGCGTCGGTGCCCACCGTCTCGACGCCGACCCCCACGATCCCGGTCTCCTGGGCCAGGTAGCGGGCGCAGTCCGCGGCGATGCCGGGAGTGCGCGGGCGGCCGGAGGCGTTGTTGAGGAACAGCGCCGGGTCGTGCACGCGGGCGTCCCAGCCGGTCCGCATCAGCAGCCAGCCGCCCTCGGGCAGCGCGCCGTGCTCCTTCTCGAACTCCCGCAGCTCGTCGAGGGTGAGCAGGTAGTCGGGGTCCGCGGCGGCCTGCTCCGCGCACTCGATGACGACCGCCGGCCCGACCAGCCGCCGCAGCGGCACGCTCGCCACGTCCTCGCGCCCCCGGCCGGTGTACCAGTGGACGGGGGCGTCCAGATGCGTGCCGACGTGCTCGCCGAGCTCCAGGTGGTTCCAGTACCAGCGGGCTCCGCGCTCGTCGTAGCGGGAGATCTCCCGGACGCGCAGTCCCTGGGTGTTGACGAAGGGCTCGGGCACGCGCATCACGGGTGTCCGCTCGGAGAGCGGCTGGGTGAGGTCGACGAGTTCGACCTCACCCGCCGCCAGCGCGCCGAGCAGTTCGTCCAGCAGAGGTTGGTTCATGTCTGACTCCGGTCCCTGTGTCCGCTGTCGCCGCCGACGGTGCTCACTGCGTGTAGAGCGAGGAGGTGTCGAGGGGCTTGTCGATGAACCCGTACCTGACCATGAGGTCGATCTCGGACTGGTAGGCCGCCTTGTTCAAGGTGGCGGGGTAGTCCGGGAGGGCGAACGTCTTGGCTGCCTGGGCCTTGACGCCGGTGTACTTCGGCAGGACGGCGCGTACTTCGTCGGGGTGGTCCGCCGCGTACGCGTTGGACTTCGCGATCGCCCGGGCGAAGGCCTTCACCACGTCGCCGTGCTCGGCGGCGTAGCGGCTGCCGGTGAAGTAGACGGAGTTGACGAACTCCGGCTGCTGGGCCGGGTCGAACGGGTAGGTGTGGTGCAAGACGCGGGCGCCGTCCGCGACCGCGGAGCTGACGAACGGCTCCACCGGGGCGATGGCGTCGACACGCTTCTGCTCCAGCGCGGTGGCCATCTCGGGGAACGGGAGGGTCAGGAACTTCAGCGTCGAGGAGTCGCCGCCGAGCCGGTCGACGGCTCCGCGCACCGCCAGCTCCAGGCCGGCCTTGAGCGCGTTGACCGCGATCGTCTTGCCGTTGAGGTCGGCCACCGACGTGATCGGGCTGTCCTCGCGGACCACGAGCACGGCGTCGCCGTAGGGCGTGGTCGCGGAGTCGGGGGCCGAGGTCGAGGCGGCGGTCATGACGATCTTGATCGGCAGCTGCTTGGCGGCGGCCACCGCGGTCGGCGCCAGCGCGCTGCTGGCGAACTCGGCCTGGCCGCTGACCACGGCAGCGGTGACCGCCGCCCCGTCCTGAACGACGGTGGGCTCCACATCCAGCCCCTCCTCGGCGAAGAAGCCCTTCTCGATGCCGAGGTACATGGGGGCTTTGGTCACCGTCGGGATGACCGCGATCCGGACCTTGGTCCGGCCGTCGGCCCTCTTCGCGTCCCCGCCGGCGGGGGAGGAGCCGCACGCGGCGGCGGTCAGTGTCAGGGCGGCCGCTCCCGCGAGGGCGGTGAGCCGTCTGAGCCACACCGGGTGTGCCGTGTGTGCCATGTCAGACCTCCAGTAGGTCGGTGCCGAGCAGAATGTCGCCGTCGAAGGTCCGGCTCACCAGCCGGATCCACTCGCTCTCGTCCACCAGGTCGTTGTCGGGGAGCACGTGGTTGAGCACCAGGGTCCGCACCCCGGCCTCGGTGGCGACCCGGCCGACGTCCTCGGGGGAGGTGTGGTCGTTGCGATAGTGGGCGAGTACGGCCTCGGGGGCGTTGGGGTGCGTCTGCCGCATCGCCTCGTAGTGCAGCACCTCGTGCACCAGGACGTCCGCTCCCCGGGCGAAGCCCGCGATGTCGTCCTCGCCGCCGCGGTCGCCGCTGAAGACGATGTCCCGGTCCGGAGTGCGGAACCGGTAGGCGACCGACGGCACCAGGCCGTGGTTGACCCGGATCGCGGTCACGGTCACCCGCTCGTCGCTGATCACCTGGACGGGCTCGTGCTCGATGCGGCCCTCCATCTCCAGCTCGTGGGCGCGCGGGACGGGGTCGAACGGCGGCCGGCCGGTCTCCTTCTCCCGCAGCCGGAAGTCGAACTCGTTGAGCCGGATGTAGTCGTCGAGCAGCCCTTCGAGACGGGGTGGCCCCCAGACGTGGACGGGGGCGCGGCGTCCGGCGAACCAGGTGTAGGCGAGGAAGTTGCCCAGGTCGCTGTTGTGGTCGAAGTGCTGGTGCGTGATGAAGATGTTGTCGATGTCGGTCAGCGAGAGCCCGGCCCGGACGAACTGGCGGGGCGCGCCCTCGCCGCAGTCCACCAGGTAGGCGACCCCGTCGACCAGGACCGCGTTGGCCGGCCCCGACCGGGTCGCGTTCTTGTGGATGGTGGGGCCGCCGCCGGTGCCGAGCAGGACGAGCCTGCTGCGTCGGGCGGGCCGGGAATCAGGAGCCTCGCGGCCCTCCGGCGTCGTGGACATGTGCTCTCTCCTGAGGCAGGGGGGCGTCGATGGCAAATATCTACACCTTGCTGAGGTGATGTGTAAAGCATCGTGTTCCGGTATCGCGCGGACCTCTGATCCGTGCCGGCGGCAGCCGCTCGCCGCCGGTCGGCGCGGCGGCTGCCGCGTACCCCGGGGCCGCCGCCAGGCCCGGGGCCCCGGGCGGGTGCCCGCACCGATGTGCCACAGCCCCCGCGCGGGGACCGGCGCGACCGGGGGCCGGGCAGCGGACGCCACACCAGGCACTGGTCCGGCTCCGTGGACCCGCCGTAGGGGTCGCCGCCGGCCAGGTCGGCGTGGCGCCGCTCCAGCACGGTGAGCGCGGGCCCGTCCGGGCCGGCAGCGCCGCGGCCACCAGGCCGCTGACCCCGCTCCCGACGGCCGGCGCGTCGGCGGCCGCGCTCATCGCCGCTCCCGGTCCGCGCCGCCCGGCGGGTGTCCGCAGCCGGAGGTGTCGAAGCCGCCCCCGAAGCGGGCGTCCGCCGACTCCGGCACGGTGCCGCCCGGGTCAAGGCAGCGGCAGGGCGTGCCCCGGGCGACGGTGTGCACGGCTCTCACCCGGCGACCGCCCGCGGTCTTGCCCCGCGCGGCGGCCGCGGGGACGCCGTCGCGGGCCGGCGCCAGGTGGGCGGGGCCGGGCCGGCGCCGGCCGAACGGCCCCGCCGGCTGCCCGGTGTGGCCGCCCTCCGCGTGAGCGCCTCCGGCGGGGCCGTCCTCGGCGCGGCGGTTCGCGGCGCGTCGCTGCCCGCGGCGGACTCGGACGGTTCCAGGCGTAGGCTGCCGCCTCCCCCGAGCCGGGCAAGCCGGCTTTTGGACCGGCCGGGACCGAACAGGTCGCGGTACACGGCGGCCACGGCGGGGCCGGCGGGACCGGCGGGGCCGGCGGACACCGTCTCGGGTCCGCGCACGAGCCGCATGCCGAAGGCGGCGACGCGGAAGGCGACACCGCGGTCGAGATCCGGGGTGGTCAGGCCGAGGTGGTGGGCGGTGGGGCGGCCGGGCCCGGGGCGGGGGCGGACCTCATCCATGCTCCTCCAACAGTGGACAGGTGAGCGGGCAGAGATGTTGTATGTCTGTCTCCCGGCCGGGTCGGCGGCAAGGCGGGAGCGAGAGATGCGCGGGCACATTCCTCGGATCCACCCAGTGATCCAGCTCAGCGACGAGGTGCGCCTTCTCGACCAGGTGCGCCTCGCGGTTTCCCACGGCGTCGACGGCGTCTTCCTGATCGACCACGACGCCGACGACGATCGCCTGGTCCGCTCCATCGAGGCGGTGAGCGCCGCCCATCCGGATCTGTTCCTGGGAGCGAGCGTCTTCCGCCGGGAGCCCGTCCAGGCGCTCGCGCTGCTCCATCGCGGGCTGCCGGACGGCATCTGCCTGCACGCCCTGTGGACGGACGACGCGGGCGCGGGCTTCGGTGACCCGGGGCAGGCCGCCGTGGCGTTCACGCGGATGCGGGAGCGCACCGGCTGGCACGGCCTGCACTTCGGCGGCGTGGCCTTCAAGTACCAGCAGCCGGTGCCCCTGGAGGAGCTGCCCGCCCTCGGCGCGGCGGCCCGCCGGATCGCCGACGTCGCCACCACCTCGGGCCCGGGTACGGGCCAGGCCGCCGACCTCGGCCGCCTGCACGCCCTGCGGCAGGGGCTCGGTGACCACCCGCTGGCCCTCGCCAGCGGGGTGACGCCCGGCAACGTCGCCGACTACGTCGGGCTGGTCGACCACATTCTCGTCTCCACCGGCATCGGCGACGGCCGCGGCGGCATCGACCTCGGCAAGCTGGCCGGCCTGCTTGAGCGCGTGCGGGGGTGAAAGCGGGGCCGGCCGGTGGCCTGTGCCGCCGTCCGCGCGGTCAGGGCCGGCGCAGCAACGTGTTCAGGTCCGGAGCCTTGTCGATCCAGCCGTACTGGAGCATGTAGTCGCCCAGCACCTTGTAGGTGGGCTCGTCCAGCGTGGTGATGTAACGGCCGATCGCCATCTTGGCGGCGATGTCCGGCTTGATCGCCGTGTAATCGGGGATGATGCGCCGGACCTCGTCGGGGTGCTGCTCCGCATACTCGTTGGCCTCGTTGACGGCCTCGACGAAGCGGTCGACCGTGGACGCGCGTTCCTTGGCGTAGGACCGCGTGGTGAAGTACGAGGAGAAGCTCGTGTCCGGGCCGACGAGCGCCCCCTGGGGGTTCTCGGAGATGACCTTGTCGCCGGCGGCGAGCGCGCTGCTGAGCAGGGGTTCGATCAGCCAGGCGGCGTCGATCCGGCCGGTGTCCAGCGCGGCCTGCATGTCCGGGTAGGGCAGGGCGATGAACTTCAGGTCCTTCTCGTTGCCGTGGGCGTTCTGCACGGTCGCGCGGGTGACCAGGTCGTTGATGCCCTGAAGGGCGTTGACGGCGACGGTCTTGCCGGCGAGGTCGGTGACGGAGTTGATCGGGCTGCCGCCCTTGACCACCAGGGCCTGACTGAGCGCCGGACCCTGGGAGATGGCGCCGGCCACCACGGTGATGGGCAGCCCCTTCGCCTGGCTCTGGATCTCGGGCACGGGTGCGGCGAAGCCGAACTGGTACTCGCCGCTCATGACGGCGGCCGTGGCGGCGGCGCCGGACTGGACCTCCTTGAGTTCCAGCTTCAGGCCGTGCTTTTCGAAGATGCCCTTCTTCTGGGCCAGGTAGAGCGGGG
This genomic window contains:
- a CDS encoding aldehyde dehydrogenase → MTSPAREPVAPQSFPMLIGGRPCPAASAATFDSTDSATRLPWATVPDGDARDVDAAVAAARGALDGAWGATTGFDRARVLRRVGDLLLRDLEELALLEARDSGRLLRDARAQVRFVAQWFHYYAGMADKLAGEAIPTDRPDMLVYTRHEPVGVVGAIVPWNAPLLLLSWKLAPALAAGCTIVVKPSDYTPVTAIELGHRLAEAGVPDGAYNVVTGFGPAVGQALTAHPGVDKIAFTGSTTTGVAVGRAALGNLTRLTLELGGKSAQVVFDDADVEGAVNGVINGIFLGSGQTCMAGSRLIVHESLHDEIVRQVSERARAIRLGSPTDEQTQMGPLVNQVQHDHVLSHIEAARQEGATVVCGGGAPAGVEGLFVEPTVLTGVRPGMRIAREEVFGPVLAVTAFKDEQEAVALANDTRFGLAAGVWSRDVHRALRVANQVRAGSVWVNTYRAFSPAVPFGGFGHSGIGRENGIEGIRAYTETKAVWVELSGKTRDPFSVR
- a CDS encoding cyclase family protein, translating into MNQPLLDELLGALAAGEVELVDLTQPLSERTPVMRVPEPFVNTQGLRVREISRYDERGARWYWNHLELGEHVGTHLDAPVHWYTGRGREDVASVPLRRLVGPAVVIECAEQAAADPDYLLTLDELREFEKEHGALPEGGWLLMRTGWDARVHDPALFLNNASGRPRTPGIAADCARYLAQETGIVGVGVETVGTDAGASPAFDPPTPVHHYMLGAGKCGVTSLTNLDLLPVRGAMVVVAPLRLVGGSGSPARVMAFVPRGT
- a CDS encoding ABC transporter substrate-binding protein, with protein sequence MAHTAHPVWLRRLTALAGAAALTLTAAACGSSPAGGDAKRADGRTKVRIAVIPTVTKAPMYLGIEKGFFAEEGLDVEPTVVQDGAAVTAAVVSGQAEFASSALAPTAVAAAKQLPIKIVMTAASTSAPDSATTPYGDAVLVVREDSPITSVADLNGKTIAVNALKAGLELAVRGAVDRLGGDSSTLKFLTLPFPEMATALEQKRVDAIAPVEPFVSSAVADGARVLHHTYPFDPAQQPEFVNSVYFTGSRYAAEHGDVVKAFARAIAKSNAYAADHPDEVRAVLPKYTGVKAQAAKTFALPDYPATLNKAAYQSEIDLMVRYGFIDKPLDTSSLYTQ
- a CDS encoding MBL fold metallo-hydrolase, whose amino-acid sequence is MSTTPEGREAPDSRPARRSRLVLLGTGGGPTIHKNATRSGPANAVLVDGVAYLVDCGEGAPRQFVRAGLSLTDIDNIFITHQHFDHNSDLGNFLAYTWFAGRRAPVHVWGPPRLEGLLDDYIRLNEFDFRLREKETGRPPFDPVPRAHELEMEGRIEHEPVQVISDERVTVTAIRVNHGLVPSVAYRFRTPDRDIVFSGDRGGEDDIAGFARGADVLVHEVLHYEAMRQTHPNAPEAVLAHYRNDHTSPEDVGRVATEAGVRTLVLNHVLPDNDLVDESEWIRLVSRTFDGDILLGTDLLEV
- a CDS encoding ABC transporter substrate-binding protein; the encoded protein is MRKLTVAALLPLLALTACGSGQETAASTDGGVTTVNVGVIPTIDVAPLYLAQKKGIFEKHGLKLELKEVQSGAAATAAVMSGEYQFGFAAPVPEIQSQAKGLPITVVAGAISQGPALSQALVVKGGSPINSVTDLAGKTVAVNALQGINDLVTRATVQNAHGNEKDLKFIALPYPDMQAALDTGRIDAAWLIEPLLSSALAAGDKVISENPQGALVGPDTSFSSYFTTRSYAKERASTVDRFVEAVNEANEYAEQHPDEVRRIIPDYTAIKPDIAAKMAIGRYITTLDEPTYKVLGDYMLQYGWIDKAPDLNTLLRRP